From Bacteroidales bacterium:
TAACAATTTTGTTTCAAGTTCAACATACATTTGCGTTTTCTTTTAAAAAATCATATATTTTACTGAGTTCAGAATTTTATTTTATTTTAATTTTTTTGGTGTTGGTTTCGCAATAGAATCCCTCATTGAGGTATCTGCTTCGATATTTTTCATTTTCAGGTAATCCATTATTCCTAAATTCCCTGCTCTAAAAGCATCTGCCATAGCTTTAGGTACTTCTGCTTCGGCTTCAATTACTTTTGCTCTCATTTCCTGTGCAAGAGCTTTATTTTCTTGTTCGGTTGCTACTGCCATTGCTCTTTTTTCTTCAGCTTTAGCCTGAGCAATATTTTTATCTGCATTTGCCTGGTCCATTTGAAGAACAGCACCAATATTTTTTCCAATATCAATATCGGCAATATCAATAGACAATATTTCGAAGGCAGTTCCTGCATCTAATCCTTTTGATAATACTGTTTTTGAAATATAATCAGGATTTTCCAGTACAGATTTATGTGAATCAGATGAACCTATTGAAGAAACAATACCTTCTCCAACTCTTGCCAGAACAGTTTCCTCACCGGCACCTCCTACAAGTTGTTTTATATTAGCCCGGACAGTAACTCTTGCTTTTGAAATTAATTGAATACCATCTTTGGCAACTGCTGTAACATTAGGAGTGTCAATAACTTTTGGATTAACTGACATTTGAA
This genomic window contains:
- the floA gene encoding flotillin-like protein FloA (flotillin-like protein involved in membrane lipid rafts), whose protein sequence is MDITLIVVIIIASIVGLWIILYFIPIGLWFQALVSGVKISLLQLIFMRWRKVPPSVVVGALIESSKAGLTLYRNDLEAHYLAGGRVAQVVHALVSAAKANIELPFQMATAIDLAGRDVFEAVQMSVNPKVIDTPNVTAVAKDGIQLISKARVTVRANIKQLVGGAGEETVLARVGEGIVSSIGSSDSHKSVLENPDYISKTVLSKGLDAGTAFEILSIDIADIDIGKNIGAVLQMDQANADKNIAQAKAEEKRAMAVATEQENKALAQEMRAKVIEAEAEVPKAMADAFRAGNLGIMDYLKMKNIEADTSMRDSIAKPTPKKLK